In a genomic window of Rhododendron vialii isolate Sample 1 chromosome 12a, ASM3025357v1:
- the LOC131311206 gene encoding CASP-like protein 4A3: MPSLSFPSTFFSLLPNTNSTENQEREPKPPMDSRGNSVRSNNRSLSMSDTESQYQSPLRSDSPLRSDDPDPPPASTKSPSKAIDKFFSPLRSPLENHNHNQKQQKKKNFEAPSSTVVLYNNRAGREEAVTKKVAAGLGGVGEGDLEDGVVGEEGEGRGDGVVRGIVRRTEREVVVKRGELGFRVCEVALCLVSFSVMAADKTQGWSGDSFDRYKEYRYCVAVTVIGFVYAAFQACNLSYHLATGKHLFFHPLRCYFDFAMDQILAYLLISASSSAATRVDDWVLNWGKDEFTEMASASIGMSFLAFVAFSLSSLISGYNLCNRSTT, translated from the exons ATGCCTTCCCTCTCTTTTCCTTccactttcttctctctcctcccaaacACAAACAGCACAGAAAACcaagagagagagccgaaaCCCCCAATGGACAGCCGAGGAAACAGCGTGAGGAGCAACAACCGATCCTTATCGATGTCCGACACCGAGTCCCAGTACCAGTCCCCGCTCCGCTCCGACTCCCCCCTCCGCTCCGACGACCCGGATCCGCCGCCCGCCTCGACCAAGTCCCCCTCCAAAGCAATCGATAAATTCTTCTCCCCCCTCCGATCTCCCCTCGaaaaccacaaccacaaccagaagcagcagaagaagaagaatttcgAGGCGCCGTCGTCGACGGTGGTGTTGTATAATAACAGGGCGGGGAGGGAGGAGGCGGTGACGAAGAAGGTTGCTGCGGGGTTGGGAGGAGTAGGGGAGGGGGATTTGGAGGATGGAGTGGtgggggaggagggagaggggaggggggaTGGGGTGGTGAGGGGGATAGTGAGGAGGACGGAAAGGGAGGTGGTGGTGAAGAGGGGGGAgttggggtttagggtttgcgAGGTGGCGTTGTGTTTGGTTTCGTTCTCGGTTATGGCGGCAGATAAGACTCAGGGGTGGAGTGGTGACTCCTTTGATCGGTACAAGGAGTACAG GTACTGTGTTGCTGTGACTGTTATTGGGTTCGTATATGCAGCGTTTCAAGCATGCAATCTATCCTACCATTTGGCCACTGGGAAACACCTTTTCTTTCACCCCCTCCGGTGTTACTTTGATTTTGCAATGGATCAG ATTCTGGCGTACCTTCTAATATCTGCATCATCATCGGCAGCCACCAGGGTAGACGACTGGGTACTGAACTGGGGGAAAGACGAGTTCACAGAGATGGCCAGCGCTTCTATTGGGATGTCGTTCTTGGCTTTTGTTGCCTTTTCCCTTAGCTCTCTCATATCTGGCTACAACCTTTGCAACCGCAGTACTACTTAG
- the LOC131311408 gene encoding serine/threonine/tyrosine-protein kinase HT1-like, whose protein sequence is MKKFHWFKQISNDGTKLKRRLSLGEYKRAVSWSKYLVSSGAEIKGEEEEEWSADMSQLLIGNKFASGRHSRIYRGVYKQRDVAIKLVSQPEEDGDLAALLEKQFTSEVALLFRLCHPNIITFVGACKKPPVFCIITEYLAGGSLRKYLHQQEPYSLPLNLVLKLALDIAHGMLYLHSQGILHRDLKSENLLLGEDMCVKVADFGISCLESQCGSAKGFTGTYRWMAPEMIKEKHHTRKVDVYSFGIVFWELLTALTPFDNMTPEQAAFAVCQKNARPPLPSTCPVAFRRLINRCWSSNPNRRPHFEEIVDNLENFAASLEQDPEFLISHTPSNDHTLPRWLPKCIAVKN, encoded by the exons ATGAAGAAGTTCCACTGGTTCAAGCAAATCTCCAACGACGGTACAAAGCTCAAGAGGCGTCTCTCTCTGGGAGAGTACAAGCGAGCCGTTTCGTGGTCCAAGTACCTGGTCTCGTCTGGCGCGGAGATTAaaggggaagaggaggaggaatggAGCGCGGACATGTCGCAGCTGTTGATCGGTAACAAATTCGCGTCGGGACGGCACAGTAGGATTTACAGAGGGGTGTACAAGCAGAGGGATGTGGCGATTAAGCTCGTCAGTCAGCCCGAGGAGGACGGAGACTTGGCTGCCTTGCTGGAGAAGCAGTTCACTTCCGAGGTCGCTCTGCTGTTTCGGTTGTGCCATCCTAATATCATCACT TTTGTTGGAGCATGTAAAAAGCCTCCTGTGTTTTGTATCATCACTGAGTACTTGGCTGGGGGCTCCCTGAGAAAATACCTTCATCAGCAGGAGCCTTATTCACTTCCTCTCAACCTAGTTCTGAAGTTGGCCCTTGACATTGCACATGGGATGCTATATCTTCATTCCCAGGGTATACTTCACAGGGATCTCAAATCAGAAAATTTATTGCTTGGGGAAGATATGTGCGTGAAGGTTGCAGATTTTGGAATCTCATGCTTAGAATCTCAATGTGGCAGTGCAAAGGGATTCACGGGTACTTACCGTTGGATGGCACCAGAAATGATCAAAGAAAAACATCATACAAGGAAAGTTGATGTTTATAGCTTTGGCATAGTCTTCTGGGAGCTTTTAACTGCATTGACACCTTTTGACAATATGACTCCTGAACAGGCTGCATTTGCAGTCTGCCAAAAG AATGCTAGACCACCATTGCCATCCACATGCCCGGTTGCATTTAGACGTCTCATCAACCGATGCTGGTCAAGTAATCCCAACAGACGTCCCCATTTCGAGGAGATAGTGGATAATCTTGAAAATTTTGCGGCTTCTCTCGAGCAGGATCCAGAATTCTTGATATCCCACACCCCTTCCAATGATCATACTCTTCCGCGATGGCTCCCAAAATGTATtgctgtaaaaaattag